In Paralichthys olivaceus isolate ysfri-2021 chromosome 12, ASM2471397v2, whole genome shotgun sequence, the genomic window caccaggagacaccaggagaaatgataccaggagacgttacacaaggagacaccaggagacatgataccaggagacgttacaccaggagacgttaaaccaggagacgttacacaaggagacaccaggagacatGATACCAGGAGACATGATACCAGGAGACGTTaaaccaggagacgttacacaaggagacaccaggagacatgataccaggagacgttacacaaggagacaccaggagacatGATACCAGGAGACGTTaaaccaggagacgttacacaaggagacaccaggagacatgataccaggagacgttacaccaggagacattaaaccaggagacgttacacaaggagacaccaggagacatgataccaggagacgttacacaaggagacaccaggagacatGATACAAGGAGACGTTaaaccaggagacgttacacaAGGAGACCCCAGGAGACATGATACCAGGAGACGTTAAaccaggagacaccaggagacgttacaccaggagacaccaggagacgttacaccaggagacaccaggagacattacaccaggagacgttacaccaggagacaccaggagacaccaggagacgttacaccaggAGACATGATACCAGGAGACGTTaaaccaggagacgttacacaaggagacaccaggagacgttacaccaggagacaccaggagacgttacaccaggagacaccaggagacattacaccaggagacaccaggagaaaTGTTGCTGTAAGAGCATGAACCAGCAGAGCTGGGCCCACAGGGTGTCCACATACATTTGGTCACATAGAGCTGGGACCAACATGCAGCTCAttgaaaaacatgaagaataaaatctataaaactttctttaaaaccacaaaaatcTTTATTGATCAAAGTACAAAGTTCAACGTCTCATTCTATcaatacatgaaaacatttatataaagtcAGTTTATTTAAACTTTAGAACAGACCAAAgcttttttaaagtatttttaagcTTTAATAAAATCTGAATGTCAgtttaataaactttgaatatcAAGTAAGTTTGAGGACAGTTGAGTGAGTTCTCCCAtagaatgtatataaatgtataaaatgtataaaatgtatatgtatatatatatatatatatatatatatgtatgtatatttatatataggatctcattcattttaaaataaaaaccaggaaAGATATTATCTCCTTAACACACAGTGTCTGTAACATGTGTCCAGCTGCATACATGTAGAACTAGTTCTGAACCAAGTCTGAACCAGGTCCTAACAGGTCTGAACCAGGTCTGAGTCAGGTCCTAACAGGTCTGAGTCAGGTCTGAACCAGGTCCTCACAGGTCTGAGTCAGATTTGAATGCTCTCTTCATTCTTCATAGAAATCTTATTCTTCAGGCAGCACTTCACGGTCACTGCAACAACCACCACTAACACCACCAGCGCCGCCACAGAAACCAGCACCGGGATCAAGATGCCCGACAGGGAACCACCGTCTTTGAGAGTAACCCTGCGTGTGCAGGTCGGTGAGTCCTCGTCGTGATGTTTCCCGTCCTCGTCGGAGCAGACACACCTGTATGAGCCCTCTGTGTTCAGACAGGTGTgtctgcagggggcgctggtGCACTCGTCGAGGTCCACACAGTTTCCTGACGCGTCTTTCTGGAAGCCGTCGCTGCACGGTTGACAGAGGATGGTGAGGTTGGCGGGGGAGTCATCCAGTAGACGCCACACAGCAGGACGACCCCGGCAGTAGAGATCCAGCTGGTAAGTGGACCAGCACTCCACCTGGATCCTGTTGGTGGAGTCCGGACGGAGAGAGCGCATCCTGGGGATTACAGGATGCTGACACAAGTTCGATCCCACCCCTGATCCAGAGTGAAGTCCAGGGTCAGGTTCAGGTTTGGTTTCAAAATTCAGGTTAGTTTCTGGCTCTGGTTCTTGCATGGGATGATTAGGCTTAGTTTCAGGTGGTTCTGGCTCTGCTAGTTTAACTTCATGTGTTACTGGTTCCAGTGCTGTAGGTTTAATGGTGGACATTCTGTCCTCAGACATCGGTCTTGTTGGTCTGTCTCTCCGTTTGcagatgaactgatgaactgaaCTGTCCCTGCAGGTGACTGGAATCAGCCCCCACCTGGTCACAGACAACCCATCAGACTCCCCCTGTAGCACCACACAGCGAACCGACGTACATGAGTCCTGTGGCTCCTTCGCCCAGTGATTCCCCTGTGAGTCCTCACTGTCATCCTCGATCCAGCTGAATCCTCTCAGCGGCAACGTAGGGACAACACATTTGTCTTTGGCTTTCTTTAGTCCGACCCAAAATGTGAAATTACTCTGAGGCAACACCAACTTGGAGATGAGCCCGAGGACATTGGTGACTTCCTGCTCAGTG contains:
- the clec14a gene encoding C-type lectin domain family 14 member A, coding for MVKFRIRFGTSVVSEFSQCFSRGNSFALSRRRHNTFPVRERVRPTPSVKKKVRRREEAEEQLKNQRTSLTEEPSSVWEDSGKMVSWVTSCWIYLWIFVQSAKLSVDSASPTHYTIHSNKVKFDQAMEDCSPGVLTTLATEQEVTNVLGLISKLVLPQSNFTFWVGLKKAKDKCVVPTLPLRGFSWIEDDSEDSQGNHWAKEPQDSCTSVRCVVLQGESDGLSVTRWGLIPVTCRDSSVHQFICKRRDRPTRPMSEDRMSTIKPTALEPVTHEVKLAEPEPPETKPNHPMQEPEPETNLNFETKPEPDPGLHSGSGVGSNLCQHPVIPRMRSLRPDSTNRIQVECWSTYQLDLYCRGRPAVWRLLDDSPANLTILCQPCSDGFQKDASGNCVDLDECTSAPCRHTCLNTEGSYRCVCSDEDGKHHDEDSPTCTRRVTLKDGGSLSGILIPVLVSVAALVVLVVVVAVTVKCCLKNKISMKNEESIQI